AGCCCCTACTCTGGCATTAAACACAGTGGAGCGAAAGCCAATAAAGCAACTTTCCCCTACATAAGCTGGTCCATGAATGAGCGCCATGTGGGTAATAGAAGCATCTTTACCAACCCATACTGAGTAGTTTTTGCCATCATCACCAATTACTCGGCCTTGCTCCAACCCATGAATTACTACACCATCTTGAATATTAGTATTTTCACCAATAAAAAAAGGTGTTCCTTCATCTGCTCTAATCGAAGTTCCTGGAGCAATAATCACATTCTGACCAATCTGTACATTCCCAATTAAATTACAAGAAGAATGTACAAATGCGGTTTGATGTATATCGGGTTCAGCCAAACTCCTTGACCACGGGGTTGGGGGTGCCGCCGTGCTGCGGACTGCCATCGCGAGATTCCTCCTGAAATAAGCTTTTTGTCAGTGCTTAGAAGAAGAAGGCAAAAGGCAAAAGGTGAACCACTGCGGTGGACGGGTTTCCCGACATAAAGCAAGTGGTGAACCCGAAGGGCAAGAGGCAAAAGGCAATAAATAATTTTTATTCTCACTTCCTGTTCCCTGTTCCCTGTTCCCTGTTCCCTGTTCCCTGTCACCTGACTATCTATAATTGGTCTTTTTTGCTGTAAATGAGGCGATCTTCAACGTAAATGGTATCTATTATCGCCACTACTGCTGCATCTAACGGACGTTGTTCATTGCCAAGAACTTGACGAGCGGCACTGCCACGACTGACAAGCACCCACTCATCTACTCCTGCTCCCACAATATCGGCTGCTACCTCATATTCTGGCAGGAGTTTTCCGTCTTCATCTACTAATTGCAACAGCAGTAGTTTGACACCTCTAAGACTGGGATCTTTTTGCGTGCTAACTACTGTGCCACGAACTTTGGCAATTTGCATTATAAATTATGGTCTTCTACCAAAAGGACGAATGGCGTTTACACCTTCCCGGAACTGTTCTACATCTTCTGTATAACGAATTGGGAGAACGTATTCCAAGTTTTCGTGAGGACGAGCAATGATGTGAGTAGACAGCACTTGTCCACCGTTAACTCGCTTCACATTTTCCACACCAGCTGCTACTGAAGCTTGTACTTCGGAAACGTCACCGCGAACGATGACTGTCACCCGACCACTACCGATTTTTTCATACCCTACTAAGGTAACGCGAGCAGCTTTCACCATCGCATCAGCAGCTTCTACTACTGCTGGAAAGCCCAGCGTTTCAACCATTCCCACTGCAATCGACATTATTTTAAATCCTTAAATCAAGTTTTACGACAGGCAAAAATTCCTGCTCAAGCAAGCAACCGTTGTCACAACTTCTAGAAAATCGTGAGTTTTGAAAGTGTGATCCTTTCGATAACGAAAGGCATTCAAGGGCTAAACGGCAAGCCCTCTAGATCATAGCCCGTAGGCATTTGAATTTACTTTTGGTTTGACCCCGTTAATCACTTTGTTTAAACAGTATTTTAAGTGCGGAACTGTTCTACTGCTTCTGTATACCGAATTGGTAAGACATATTCTAGGTTTTCGTGGGGACGAGCGATGATGTGAGTGGATAACACTTCGCCACCATTTACTCTTCTGGCTGCGTCAACACCAGCTGCTACTGAAGCTTGTACTTCAGATACATCACCCCTGACAATCACAGTAACACGCGCACTACCGATTTTCTCATATCCTACTAAGGTAACACGGGCTGCTTTCACCATCGCATCAGCAGCTTCTACTACTGCCGGAAAGCCTTTAGTCTCAATCATTCCAACTGCAATTGGCATCGCAGAACTCCTAAAAATTTAATACAATCTGTACTATGGGTGGAAATTTTTGACGGGGATGCTCATTTTGAGCGAAGAAAATACTTCTAAAATTAAGCATATGAAACCTTGGCATCCCTGGCAACATAAATTACTATAATAGTTTGTAATAAAAAAGTTTTAAAAAACTTAACAAAACTTAATGCACTCCTGAATTCGATCAATGTTCACGGTTTCCTAGAGTGGCCGCTTATGCTTTATAATTTCTTTATTACATTTAGAAAATCACATTCATAACCAGGGCTAACCATATCTGGTCAGGATTGATCAGAGGCTGTATATTGTACCGTCTCAGTCTTTCCTCAATTTTTGCTATCTGCACAGGTATTAGATGAAAAATATATAAGTTTTTAAAATATAAACTATAAAATTCTTTGCTCAGAGTAAAAATACAAATTGCCAATTAGAAGATTAGTGAAGATAAGTAAATGCTGTTAAATCTGTAAACTTATATTTAACTGCCATTGAATAGTGCAGGTTAAAGTAGAAATACTGATTCAAGTTTCTTTGAGAAATAGTTAAGAAAAACTTGATTTTTCCAAAATTAACTTTTTTAAAGTAAATGATTGTTTTCAGGCTGTTTAATAAACTAAAAGCTGAGTCGTCAAGGAAAATTTAAATGAATGACTTTCTATTTTTCACAAGTTGGTTTGTGCCTTTTTATAGCTTACTCGGGGCAATTTTAACATTGCCGTGGGGCATTGGATTAATTCAACGTACAGGACCCAGACCTGCTGCCTACTTCAACTTGTTGACGACCTTGTTGGCTTTCGTCCATAGCCTGTTTGTATTTCGAGATATCTGGAATAGAGATCCAGAAACTTTAATAATTACTTGGTTCCAAGCGGCGGATTTTAAGTTAACCTTTGCTTTGGAATTGTCACCAGTAAGTATTGGGGCAATAGTTTTAATCACAGGATTAAGTCTATTAGCCCAAATTTATGCTTTGGGTTACATGGAAAAAGACTGGTCGTTAGCAAGGTTTTTTGGGTTACTGGGATTTTTTGAAGCCGCCCTAACTGGTTTAGCGATTAGTGATTCTTTGTTCTTAAGTTATGCCTTGTTGGAAGTCCTGACTCTTTCCACTTACTTGCTGGTAGGTTTCTGGTATGCTCAACCGTTGGTAGTAACAGCAGCGCGAGATGCGTTTTTAACTAAGCGGGTGGGAGATTTATTATTGTTGATGGGTGTTGTTACCCTTTCTACCCAAGCTGGTAGTTTGAACTTTTCCGATTTGTATGAGTGGGTGCAAACTGCCAATTTAAGCCCATTGACATCAACATTACTAGGGATAGCATTGATAGCAGGTCCTGCTGGTAAGTGCGCCCAATTTCCCCTACATCTGTGGTTAGATGAAGCGATGGAAGGACCAAACCCCGCTTCGGTAATGCGAAACTCCCTGGTGGTAGGTGGTGGTGCTTATGTTTTGTACAAAATTCAACCAATATTAGCCCTATCCCCAGTGGCGCTGAATGCCTTGGTAGTCATGGGTACAGTGACTGCGGTGGGAGCAACATTAGTATCAATTGCCCAAATTGATATTAAACGAGCTTTATCTCATTCCACCAGTGCCTATATGGGATTGGTATTTTTGGCAGTGGGTTTAGAACAAGGTGGTGTGGCCTTGATGTTGCTGTTAACTCATGCGATCGCCAAAGCATTATTATTCATGAGTTCCGGCTCTATTATATATACTACCCAAAGTCAAGACTTGACAGAAATGGGTGGTTTGTGGTCGCGGATGCCAGCTACTACTACAGCCTTTGTGGTTGGTTCAGCAGGAATGGTAACACTATTACCACTAGGAAGCTTTTGGGCAATGTTGGCCTGGGCTGATGGCTTAGTGAAAGTTAGCCCTTGGGTAATTGCAGTTTTAGTATTAGTTAATGGCTTGACAGCCTTGAATTTAACTAGGGTTTTCCGCCTCATATTCTGGGGAGAACCACAACAGAAAACACGCCGCGCCCCAGAAGTTGGTTGGCAAATGGCTTTTCCAATGGTGACTTTAACTATATTGACCCTACTATTACCTCTCATGCTCCAGCAATGGTACTTGCTTCCAGACTGGGAAAGTATTGATTGGTACATATTAATATCTTTGTTGGCTTCTACCGTATTAGGGGTGAGTATTGGCTCAACAATTTACCTGCATAAAGGTTGGTCAAGATCCACAATTCTGGCATGGAGATTTGTCCAAGATTTATTAGGTTATGATTTTTACATTGACAGAGTTTATCGTGTCACTATCGTCAGTGCTGTAGCTCTGTTGTCAAAAATTTCCGCCTGGAGCGATCGCTATTTAGTAGATGGTTTAGTTAACTTAGTCGGCTTTGCTGCTATTTTCGGCGGACAAAGTTTAAAATACAGCATTTCCGGTCAATCCCAAGCTTATATGTTAACCATCCTCGTAGTGATCAGCGTCCTTGGTTTCTTCATTAGCTGGTCATTGGGTTTACTTGATAAATTGCCTTTTTAAGAAGAGGTGACAGGTGACAGGTGACAGGTGACAGTCAAGAGGGAACAGGGGCAAGGGAAGCAGGTGAAGATTAATAACCCAATGCCCAATGCCCAATGACCAATGCCCAATGACCAATGACCAATGACTAATTACTAATGACAAGCTTATGATGCTGAGTACGTTGATTTTGCTGCCTTTACTGGGTGCAGCGTTAATTGGTTTCTATCCTGCTGCTATCAGTGGGAAAATAGCCCGTAGAGTAGCGTTAGCATTTGCGCTCATTATTTTCTCATGGACAGTTTTCCTGACAATTCAATTTAATCCTGGGGAAGTTGGGATACAGTTTGCTGAATCTTTACCTTGGATAGATGCATTAGGTTTGAACTATAATCTAGGCATAGATGGTTTATCCTTGCCATTACTATTGTTGAATGGACTCTTGACTTGTATTGCCATCTACAGCAGCGATGAATCTCTTCAGCGTCCAAGATTTTATTACTCCTTAATTCTACTATTAAGTGCTGGAGTGATAGGAGCCTTTTTGGCACAGGATTTATTATTATTTTTCCTGTTTTACGAGTTGGAATTGATTCCCCTCTATCTTTTGATTGCAATTTGGGGTGGTGCAAAACGGGGTTATGCTGCAACAAAGTTTCTGATTTATACCGCAGTTTCGGGAATCTTAATTTTAGCCAGTTTCTTGGGGATGGTTTGGTTGAGTAATTCTCCCAGTTTTGGACTAGCAACCTTAAACACCAGTCATCTATCTTTGGCAACACAACTATTACTATTAGTAGGAATTTTGGTAGGGTTTGGCATTAAAATTCCTCTTGTTCCCTTCCATACTTGGTTGCCTGATGCCCACGTCGAAGCTTCTACACCAATTTCTGTGCTTTTAGCTGGGGTATTATTGAAATTAGGAACCTACGGCTTACTGAGATTTGGGATGAACTTGTTACCAGATGCTTGGGTATATATAGCACCTTGGTTAGCAACATGGGCAGTGATTAGTGTGCTGTTTGGTGCTTCCTGTGCGATCGCTCAAACTGACATGAAAAAAATGGTGGCTTATAGTTCTATCGGACACATGGGCTATATTTTATTAGCAGCAGCAGCAGCAACACCTTTAAGCGTCTTGGGTGCAGTCATGCAAATGATTAGTCACGGTTTGATTTCTGCCCTCATGTTCCTGTTGGTCGGGGTTGTGTATAAAAAAGCTGGTAGCCGTGATTTAGACGTGATTCGAGGACTGCTGAACCCAGAACGGGGTATGCCTGTGATCGGCACTTTGATGGTTTTAGGTGTCATGGCCAGCGCAGGTATACCAGGAATGGTAGGTTTTATTTCCGAATTCATTATTTTTCGGGCTAGTTTTGAGGTTTTCCCCGTTCAAACCCTGATTTCAATGCTGGGTACAGGTTTAACTGCGGTTTATTTCTTAATTCTTCTTAATCGTGCCTTCTTTGGGCGTTTATCCACACAAGTAATGAATTTGCCCAGAGTTTATTGGAGCGATCGCATTCCTGCATTTATCTTAGCTGTATTAATTGTGATTTTTGGCATCCAACCCGCTTGGTTAGTGCATTGGACAGAAGCTACGATTACAGCAATGGTAAACACACCCAGCTTAGTGGCAACTATGCCAGTAGATAAAGCTGAGAGAAATTAAAAGGTGTTAGGTTTGTAGTAGAGTTTTATTTATACTACTACCTAATTTTAAAATTTCTCTCATAGCAGTTCCCATGCTCGTGAGGTACAAAGTTTTTTAGTTTTAGGGAACAGGGAACAGGGAATAAATTTGTGTGTACTTCATTAGACTGGGAAACGCTATAGTCTCATGTATTTATTTTTAATTTTCTGGAGAAACACTAATGGTTAAGATTAAAAA
This sequence is a window from Anabaena sphaerica FACHB-251. Protein-coding genes within it:
- a CDS encoding EutN/CcmL family microcompartment protein, translated to MQIAKVRGTVVSTQKDPSLRGVKLLLLQLVDEDGKLLPEYEVAADIVGAGVDEWVLVSRGSAARQVLGNEQRPLDAAVVAIIDTIYVEDRLIYSKKDQL
- a CDS encoding carbon dioxide-concentrating mechanism protein CcmK, producing the protein MSIAVGMVETLGFPAVVEAADAMVKAARVTLVGYEKIGSGRVTVIVRGDVSEVQASVAAGVENVKRVNGGQVLSTHIIARPHENLEYVLPIRYTEDVEQFREGVNAIRPFGRRP
- a CDS encoding carbon dioxide-concentrating mechanism protein CcmK — protein: MPIAVGMIETKGFPAVVEAADAMVKAARVTLVGYEKIGSARVTVIVRGDVSEVQASVAAGVDAARRVNGGEVLSTHIIARPHENLEYVLPIRYTEAVEQFRT
- a CDS encoding NAD(P)H-quinone oxidoreductase subunit F produces the protein MNDFLFFTSWFVPFYSLLGAILTLPWGIGLIQRTGPRPAAYFNLLTTLLAFVHSLFVFRDIWNRDPETLIITWFQAADFKLTFALELSPVSIGAIVLITGLSLLAQIYALGYMEKDWSLARFFGLLGFFEAALTGLAISDSLFLSYALLEVLTLSTYLLVGFWYAQPLVVTAARDAFLTKRVGDLLLLMGVVTLSTQAGSLNFSDLYEWVQTANLSPLTSTLLGIALIAGPAGKCAQFPLHLWLDEAMEGPNPASVMRNSLVVGGGAYVLYKIQPILALSPVALNALVVMGTVTAVGATLVSIAQIDIKRALSHSTSAYMGLVFLAVGLEQGGVALMLLLTHAIAKALLFMSSGSIIYTTQSQDLTEMGGLWSRMPATTTAFVVGSAGMVTLLPLGSFWAMLAWADGLVKVSPWVIAVLVLVNGLTALNLTRVFRLIFWGEPQQKTRRAPEVGWQMAFPMVTLTILTLLLPLMLQQWYLLPDWESIDWYILISLLASTVLGVSIGSTIYLHKGWSRSTILAWRFVQDLLGYDFYIDRVYRVTIVSAVALLSKISAWSDRYLVDGLVNLVGFAAIFGGQSLKYSISGQSQAYMLTILVVISVLGFFISWSLGLLDKLPF
- a CDS encoding NADH-quinone oxidoreductase subunit M; this encodes MLSTLILLPLLGAALIGFYPAAISGKIARRVALAFALIIFSWTVFLTIQFNPGEVGIQFAESLPWIDALGLNYNLGIDGLSLPLLLLNGLLTCIAIYSSDESLQRPRFYYSLILLLSAGVIGAFLAQDLLLFFLFYELELIPLYLLIAIWGGAKRGYAATKFLIYTAVSGILILASFLGMVWLSNSPSFGLATLNTSHLSLATQLLLLVGILVGFGIKIPLVPFHTWLPDAHVEASTPISVLLAGVLLKLGTYGLLRFGMNLLPDAWVYIAPWLATWAVISVLFGASCAIAQTDMKKMVAYSSIGHMGYILLAAAAATPLSVLGAVMQMISHGLISALMFLLVGVVYKKAGSRDLDVIRGLLNPERGMPVIGTLMVLGVMASAGIPGMVGFISEFIIFRASFEVFPVQTLISMLGTGLTAVYFLILLNRAFFGRLSTQVMNLPRVYWSDRIPAFILAVLIVIFGIQPAWLVHWTEATITAMVNTPSLVATMPVDKAERN